One window from the genome of Microbacterium sulfonylureivorans encodes:
- a CDS encoding GNAT family N-acetyltransferase: MAVDVRPAEIFADVKTMVGPKRPDADVCWCLSYRVSSKENQSLHRTQRGDRVRELMKSGPPGVLAYDGDEVVGWAAVHPRSDTSFATNRKIPHVDDLEVWSVWCIRVRPGHRGKGISHALLRGAVDFAQRNGAPAIEGYPVDNKGEKVDLTMAYVGTRELFQKAGFRKAADTESVLNGFPRVLMRLDLR; this comes from the coding sequence ATGGCCGTCGATGTGCGTCCCGCCGAGATCTTCGCCGATGTGAAGACGATGGTGGGCCCGAAACGGCCCGATGCCGACGTCTGCTGGTGCCTGAGCTACCGAGTTTCGAGCAAGGAGAACCAGAGCCTGCACAGGACTCAGCGCGGCGATCGGGTGCGAGAGCTCATGAAGTCCGGACCGCCGGGCGTCCTCGCGTACGACGGCGACGAGGTCGTCGGCTGGGCTGCCGTGCACCCGCGCTCCGACACATCGTTCGCGACAAATCGGAAGATCCCGCACGTCGACGATCTCGAGGTGTGGAGCGTGTGGTGCATCCGGGTGAGACCCGGTCACCGCGGCAAGGGCATCTCGCACGCGCTTCTGCGCGGAGCCGTCGATTTCGCGCAGCGGAACGGGGCGCCCGCGATCGAGGGCTACCCCGTCGACAACAAGGGCGAGAAGGTCGACCTCACGATGGCCTATGTCGGCACGCGCGAGCTGTTCCAGAAGGCCGGTTTCCGCAAGGCCGCCGACACCGAGTCGGTGCTCAACGGGTTTCCTCGCGTCCTGATGCGACTCGACCTCCGCTAG
- a CDS encoding dipeptidase: MTSELSRQDAVRDAAASGIPSALADLGALVRIPSVAFPGFDTAPVQRSAEAVAELVRGTGLFETVEIRSAAIPGTDEQGHPAVLATRAARNGRPTILLYAHHDVQPVGDEALWESPPFEPTVRGGRLYGRGAADDKAGIMAHIAALRALKEGIGDDFDLGVALFLEGEEEAGSRSFAQFLSDNADALRADVIVVADSGNWDDKTPALTVSLRGNTRFTMRVKTLDHASHSGMFGGAVPDAMMATVKLLSTLWDADGAVAVAGLTERDAETPAYSEETLRDEAGLPEGVSPIGRGTILSRIWNKPSITVTGIDAPSVANASNTLSPEIAVVISARIAPGQPAREAYAAIEAHLRAHAPFGAELTFTDQDYGDAFLVDTSGWAVAAAREALHEGYGVESVDIGVGGSIPFIADLVREFPGAQILVTGVEDPHARAHSPNESLHLETFRNAVLSEALLLEKLDARDDRA; encoded by the coding sequence ATGACCTCTGAGCTCTCCCGACAGGATGCTGTGCGCGACGCCGCGGCCTCCGGCATCCCCTCCGCCCTCGCAGATCTCGGTGCGCTGGTGCGCATCCCGTCCGTCGCCTTCCCCGGATTCGACACCGCTCCCGTGCAGCGCAGCGCCGAGGCGGTGGCCGAGCTGGTGCGCGGCACCGGGCTGTTCGAGACCGTCGAGATCCGCAGCGCCGCGATCCCCGGCACCGACGAGCAGGGCCACCCCGCGGTGCTCGCCACGCGCGCGGCCCGCAACGGCCGCCCCACGATCCTCCTTTACGCGCACCACGACGTGCAGCCCGTCGGCGACGAGGCGCTGTGGGAGTCGCCGCCCTTCGAGCCGACCGTGCGGGGCGGGCGTCTCTACGGGCGCGGCGCCGCCGACGACAAGGCCGGAATCATGGCGCACATCGCGGCCCTCCGCGCACTGAAGGAGGGGATCGGCGACGACTTCGACCTCGGCGTCGCCCTGTTCCTCGAAGGCGAGGAGGAGGCGGGCTCGCGGTCGTTCGCGCAGTTCCTCTCCGACAACGCCGACGCATTGCGTGCCGACGTGATCGTCGTCGCGGACTCCGGCAACTGGGACGACAAGACCCCTGCGCTGACGGTCTCGCTGCGCGGCAACACGAGGTTCACTATGCGCGTGAAGACCCTGGATCACGCCTCGCACTCCGGCATGTTCGGAGGAGCCGTGCCCGACGCCATGATGGCGACGGTGAAGCTCCTCTCGACGCTGTGGGACGCCGACGGCGCGGTCGCCGTGGCAGGTCTCACGGAGAGGGATGCCGAGACCCCCGCGTACAGCGAGGAGACCCTCCGCGACGAGGCCGGGCTCCCGGAGGGCGTCTCGCCGATCGGACGGGGGACGATCCTCAGCCGGATCTGGAACAAGCCGTCGATCACGGTGACGGGCATCGACGCACCGAGCGTCGCCAACGCCTCCAACACGCTGAGCCCCGAGATCGCGGTCGTGATCAGCGCGCGCATCGCCCCCGGCCAGCCCGCCCGCGAGGCGTACGCAGCCATCGAGGCGCACCTGCGCGCGCACGCGCCCTTCGGCGCCGAGCTGACGTTCACCGATCAGGACTACGGCGACGCGTTCCTCGTCGACACGTCGGGGTGGGCCGTCGCCGCGGCCCGCGAGGCGCTCCACGAGGGCTACGGAGTGGAGTCCGTCGACATCGGCGTGGGCGGATCGATCCCGTTCATCGCCGACCTGGTGCGCGAGTTCCCGGGGGCGCAGATCCTGGTGACCGGTGTGGAAGACCCGCACGCGCGCGCCCACAGCCCCAACGAGTCGCTGCACCTCGAGACGTTCCGCAACGCGGTCCTGTCGGAGGCGCTGCTGCTCGAGAAGCTCGATGCGCGCGACGACCGGGCCTGA
- the nrdR gene encoding transcriptional regulator NrdR, translated as MHCPFCRHPDSRVIDSRTSDDGLSIRRRRQCPECGGRFTTSETASLNVIKRSGVIEPFSREKVMSGVRKACQGRPVTEADLAVLAQTVEETVRQTGASQLDTNEIGLAILGPLRELDEVAYLRFASVYQAFDSLEDFESAIELLRADHHRHRHAQSAASDSAG; from the coding sequence ATGCACTGCCCGTTCTGCCGCCACCCCGACTCACGAGTCATCGATTCGCGCACGAGCGACGACGGACTCAGCATCCGTCGGCGTCGTCAGTGTCCGGAGTGCGGAGGTCGCTTCACGACGAGCGAGACCGCGAGCCTGAACGTGATCAAACGGTCCGGCGTGATCGAGCCGTTCAGTCGCGAGAAGGTGATGTCCGGTGTGCGCAAGGCGTGTCAGGGCAGACCGGTGACCGAGGCCGATCTGGCCGTCCTGGCCCAGACGGTGGAGGAGACCGTCCGGCAGACGGGCGCGTCGCAGCTCGATACCAACGAGATCGGTCTCGCGATCCTCGGGCCGCTGCGCGAGCTCGACGAGGTCGCCTACCTGCGGTTCGCGAGCGTCTATCAGGCGTTCGACTCACTCGAGGACTTCGAGTCGGCGATCGAACTGCTGCGCGCCGACCACCACCGGCATCGCCACGCCCAGTCAGCGGCATCCGACTCCGCCGGCTGA
- the dnaE gene encoding DNA polymerase III subunit alpha, protein MLDGAARIGPMVQEAVRLEMPAIAVTDHGNTFAAYEFYKTAKDAGIKPIIGIEAYVTPGTHRSDKARVRWGTPEQNDDDVSGSGAYTHMTLLSQTTEGMHNLFRLSSKASMEGYYFKPRMDRELLQRYGKGLIATTGCPSGEVQTRLRLGQYDAARAAAAEFQDLFGKENYFAEIMDHGLSIERRVMTDLLKIAKDLDIPLVATNDLHYTHQHDASSHAALLCVQSGSTLDDPKRFKFDGDGYYVKSSAEMRQIFRDHPEACDNTLLIAERCDVEFNTSANYMPRFPVPQGETEESWFVKEVEVGLNERYPAGIPDEVRRQAEYETGVIVQMGFPGYFLVVADFINWAKRNGIRVGPGRGSGAGSMAAYAMKITDLDPLQHGLIFERFLNPDRVSMPDFDVDFDDRRRAEVIQYVTEKYGDERVAQIVTYGTIKAKQALKDAGRVLGFPFSMGEKLTKAMPPAVMGKDMPLEGMFDKDHPRFKEASEFRALIETDAEAKTVFDTAVGLENLKRQWGVHAAGVIMSSEPLIDIIPIMKREQDGQIVTQFDYPACESLGLIKMDFLGLRNLTIINDALDNIEANRGHPLVLEDLSLDDPESYELLSRGDTLGVFQLDGGPMRSLLRLMKPDNFEDISAVIALYRPGPMGANSHINYALRKNGQQEITPIHEQFKESLSEILDTSYGLIIYQEQVMAIAQKVAGFSLGQADILRRAMGKKKKSELDKQFEGFQAGMHANGYTDEAVQKLWEILLPFSDYAFNKAHSAAYGLVSYWTAYLKAHYPAEYMAALLTSVGDSKDKMAVYLNECRRMGIRVLPPDVGQSIRYFAAVGEDIRFGLGAVRNVGSNVVDGIVAARADESFASFHDFLTKVPVHVANKRTVESLIKAGAFDSLGSTRRALMEIHEDATEAAVDAKRKAATGAIGFDFDSLYDEAEEVMPAKVPERPEWTKKDKLAFEREMLGLYVSDHPLAGLEIPLAKHASTSIHDLLSSEDVNDGDQVTVAGLVTSVQHRVAKASGNPYGMITVEDFNGEVTVMFMGKTYTEFSSMLVADSILVVRGRVSRRDDGLNLHAQSAFAPDLGTMDASGPLVLMMPERRANEAIIGELLQMLDRHKGETEVTVKLHSGSVAKVFEVPHQVRLTADLYGELKGLLGPQCLG, encoded by the coding sequence ATGCTCGACGGAGCGGCGCGCATCGGCCCCATGGTCCAGGAGGCCGTGCGGCTCGAGATGCCCGCGATCGCGGTCACCGACCACGGCAACACCTTCGCTGCGTACGAGTTCTACAAGACCGCCAAGGACGCGGGCATCAAGCCGATCATCGGGATCGAGGCCTATGTCACGCCGGGGACGCACCGCTCCGACAAGGCCCGCGTGCGCTGGGGAACGCCGGAGCAGAACGACGACGACGTCTCGGGCTCGGGCGCGTACACGCACATGACCCTGCTGTCCCAGACGACCGAAGGCATGCACAACCTCTTCCGGCTGTCGTCCAAGGCGTCGATGGAGGGCTACTACTTCAAGCCCCGCATGGACCGCGAGCTGCTGCAGCGGTACGGCAAGGGACTGATCGCGACGACCGGATGCCCGTCGGGCGAGGTCCAGACCCGCCTCCGCCTCGGCCAGTACGACGCGGCGCGGGCCGCGGCCGCCGAGTTCCAGGATCTGTTCGGCAAGGAGAACTACTTCGCCGAGATCATGGATCACGGTCTCTCGATCGAGCGCCGGGTCATGACCGATCTCCTCAAGATCGCCAAGGATCTCGACATCCCCCTCGTCGCGACCAACGACCTCCACTACACGCACCAGCACGACGCGAGCAGCCATGCGGCCCTGCTGTGCGTGCAGTCCGGCTCGACGCTCGACGACCCGAAGCGATTCAAGTTCGACGGCGACGGGTACTACGTCAAGTCGTCGGCCGAGATGCGGCAGATCTTCCGCGATCACCCCGAAGCCTGCGACAACACGCTGCTCATCGCCGAGCGCTGCGACGTCGAGTTCAACACCAGCGCGAACTACATGCCGCGCTTCCCCGTTCCGCAGGGCGAGACCGAGGAGTCCTGGTTCGTCAAGGAAGTGGAGGTCGGCCTCAACGAGCGCTACCCGGCGGGCATCCCCGACGAGGTGCGGCGCCAAGCCGAGTACGAGACCGGGGTCATCGTGCAGATGGGCTTCCCCGGCTACTTCCTCGTCGTCGCCGACTTCATCAACTGGGCCAAGCGAAACGGCATCCGGGTCGGCCCGGGCCGCGGTTCGGGCGCAGGGTCCATGGCCGCCTACGCGATGAAGATCACCGACCTCGATCCACTGCAGCACGGCCTGATCTTCGAGCGCTTCCTCAATCCCGACCGTGTCTCGATGCCCGACTTCGACGTCGACTTCGACGACCGCCGCCGTGCCGAGGTCATCCAGTACGTCACGGAGAAGTACGGCGACGAGCGCGTCGCGCAGATCGTCACGTACGGGACCATCAAGGCCAAGCAGGCGCTGAAGGACGCGGGCCGGGTCCTGGGCTTCCCGTTCAGCATGGGGGAGAAGCTCACCAAGGCCATGCCACCGGCCGTGATGGGCAAGGACATGCCGCTCGAGGGCATGTTCGACAAGGACCACCCGCGGTTCAAGGAGGCATCCGAGTTCCGCGCGCTGATCGAGACGGATGCCGAGGCGAAGACCGTCTTCGACACCGCTGTGGGCCTGGAGAACCTCAAGCGCCAGTGGGGTGTGCACGCCGCCGGCGTCATCATGTCGTCCGAGCCCCTGATCGACATCATCCCGATCATGAAGCGCGAGCAGGACGGCCAGATCGTCACGCAGTTCGACTACCCGGCATGCGAGTCGCTCGGACTCATCAAGATGGACTTCCTGGGGCTTCGCAACCTCACGATCATCAACGACGCCCTCGACAACATCGAGGCCAACCGCGGGCATCCGCTCGTCCTCGAAGACCTGTCGCTCGACGACCCGGAGTCGTACGAGCTGCTGTCGCGGGGCGACACGCTCGGCGTGTTCCAGCTCGACGGCGGCCCGATGCGCTCCCTCCTGCGACTCATGAAGCCCGACAACTTCGAGGACATCTCGGCCGTCATCGCGCTGTACCGTCCGGGCCCGATGGGTGCGAACTCACATATCAACTACGCACTGCGCAAGAACGGCCAGCAGGAGATCACCCCGATCCACGAGCAGTTCAAGGAGTCGCTCTCCGAGATCCTCGACACCAGCTACGGCCTGATCATCTATCAGGAGCAGGTGATGGCGATCGCGCAGAAGGTCGCCGGGTTCAGCCTCGGACAGGCCGACATCCTCCGCCGTGCGATGGGCAAGAAGAAGAAGTCCGAGCTGGACAAGCAGTTCGAGGGCTTCCAGGCCGGCATGCATGCGAACGGGTACACCGACGAGGCGGTCCAGAAGCTGTGGGAGATCCTGCTCCCGTTCTCCGACTACGCCTTCAACAAAGCGCACTCCGCGGCGTACGGCCTGGTGTCGTACTGGACGGCGTACCTGAAGGCGCACTATCCCGCCGAGTACATGGCCGCGCTCCTGACGAGCGTCGGCGACTCCAAGGACAAGATGGCCGTGTATCTCAACGAGTGCCGCCGCATGGGCATCAGAGTCCTTCCGCCGGATGTCGGCCAGTCGATCCGATACTTCGCGGCCGTCGGCGAAGACATCCGCTTCGGGCTCGGCGCCGTGCGCAACGTGGGCTCCAACGTGGTCGACGGCATCGTCGCGGCACGCGCGGACGAGAGCTTCGCGAGCTTCCACGACTTCCTCACGAAGGTCCCGGTCCATGTCGCGAACAAGCGCACGGTGGAGTCGCTGATCAAGGCGGGAGCGTTCGACTCCCTCGGGTCGACCCGGCGAGCACTGATGGAGATCCACGAGGACGCCACGGAAGCGGCCGTCGACGCCAAGCGGAAGGCAGCCACCGGAGCCATCGGGTTCGACTTCGACAGCCTGTACGACGAGGCGGAGGAGGTCATGCCCGCGAAGGTCCCCGAGCGGCCCGAGTGGACGAAGAAGGACAAGCTCGCGTTCGAGCGCGAGATGCTCGGACTGTATGTCTCGGATCACCCTCTCGCGGGGCTCGAGATCCCGCTCGCGAAGCACGCGTCCACCAGCATCCATGACCTCCTCTCGTCCGAGGACGTCAACGACGGCGACCAGGTGACCGTCGCAGGCCTCGTCACCAGCGTGCAGCATCGCGTCGCCAAAGCGAGCGGCAACCCGTACGGCATGATCACGGTCGAGGACTTCAACGGCGAGGTCACCGTGATGTTCATGGGCAAGACCTACACCGAGTTCTCCTCCATGCTCGTCGCCGACTCGATCCTGGTCGTCCGCGGTCGCGTCTCGCGTCGCGACGACGGGCTGAACCTGCACGCGCAGTCCGCGTTCGCGCCGGACCTGGGGACCATGGATGCCTCCGGACCGCTCGTGCTGATGATGCCCGAGCGACGCGCGAACGAGGCGATCATCGGAGAGCTCCTGCAGATGCTCGACCGTCACAAGGGCGAGACCGAGGTGACGGTGAAGCTGCATTCGGGCTCCGTCGCCAAGGTGTTCGAGGTCCCGCACCAGGTGCGGCTGACCGCCGATCTGTACGGCGAGCTGAAGGGCCTCCTCGGGCCGCAGTGCCTCGGCTGA
- the hisD gene encoding histidinol dehydrogenase, with the protein MLRTIDLRGRALSPAELLEAVPRATAAREEALATAARIVGDVASHGETALRDQAERFDGVTGHDIRVPAAHLDEALASLDPAVRAALEEAIARVREASAAQVPAPMTTELGPGARVTQRWQPVRRVGLYVPGGKAVYPSSVVMNVVPAQVAGVSEIALASPPQREHGGRVHPVILGAAKLLGVEEVYAMGGAGAIGALAHGVAGLGLDPVDVVTGPGNNFVAAAKRAVAGLVGTDAEAGATEILIVADDSADPVLVAVDLISQAEHDEQASAVLVTASERLAGRVAAAIRPRAAATRHAARVEVALSGPQSAIVLVDDLAAATAFSNAYAPEHLELHLDAPRPEDFVHAGAVFVGPDSPVSLGDYLAGSNHVLPTGGQARYSAGLSAATFLRPQQVIEYDRAALGAVRDAIVVLAEAEALPAHGEAVVARFESPAG; encoded by the coding sequence ATGCTCCGGACGATCGATCTGCGCGGGCGTGCGCTCTCACCCGCCGAACTGCTCGAGGCGGTGCCGCGGGCGACCGCGGCGCGCGAGGAGGCCCTCGCCACCGCGGCCCGGATCGTCGGTGACGTCGCCTCGCATGGCGAGACGGCGCTCCGCGACCAGGCCGAGCGGTTCGACGGGGTGACCGGGCACGACATCCGTGTTCCCGCCGCTCACCTCGACGAGGCGCTGGCGTCGCTCGACCCGGCCGTGCGCGCTGCGCTCGAAGAGGCGATCGCCCGGGTGCGCGAGGCATCCGCCGCCCAGGTCCCCGCTCCGATGACCACCGAGCTCGGGCCGGGGGCCCGGGTGACGCAGCGCTGGCAGCCCGTCCGTCGCGTCGGGCTGTACGTGCCCGGCGGCAAGGCCGTCTACCCGTCGAGTGTCGTGATGAATGTCGTGCCGGCACAGGTCGCCGGCGTGTCCGAGATCGCGCTCGCCTCGCCGCCTCAGCGCGAGCACGGCGGGCGCGTGCACCCCGTCATCCTCGGCGCCGCGAAGCTGCTCGGCGTCGAAGAGGTCTACGCGATGGGCGGCGCCGGCGCCATCGGCGCGCTCGCGCACGGCGTTGCAGGGCTCGGGCTCGATCCCGTCGACGTCGTCACCGGTCCCGGCAACAACTTCGTGGCGGCGGCCAAGCGCGCGGTCGCAGGCCTGGTGGGGACGGATGCCGAGGCGGGCGCCACCGAGATCCTCATCGTCGCCGACGACTCGGCCGACCCCGTCCTGGTCGCGGTCGACCTCATCAGCCAGGCGGAGCACGACGAGCAGGCGTCCGCCGTGCTCGTCACGGCATCGGAGCGACTCGCCGGTCGGGTTGCCGCCGCCATCCGCCCGCGCGCCGCGGCCACGCGCCACGCCGCCCGGGTCGAGGTCGCCCTCTCGGGTCCGCAGTCCGCGATCGTGCTCGTCGACGACCTCGCCGCCGCGACGGCGTTCAGCAACGCCTACGCACCCGAGCACCTCGAGCTGCACCTGGATGCTCCGCGCCCCGAGGACTTCGTCCATGCCGGCGCGGTGTTCGTCGGACCGGACTCGCCCGTGAGCCTCGGCGACTACCTCGCGGGGAGCAACCACGTCCTTCCGACCGGGGGACAGGCGCGCTATTCGGCGGGGCTGTCGGCCGCCACGTTCCTCCGGCCGCAGCAGGTGATCGAGTACGATCGGGCCGCGCTCGGAGCCGTCCGCGACGCGATCGTCGTGCTGGCGGAGGCGGAGGCGCTGCCCGCGCACGGCGAGGCCGTCGTCGCCCGGTTCGAGTCGCCCGCCGGCTGA
- a CDS encoding DUF3043 domain-containing protein: MAKNPAASASSDAPSDGTLLNGEPVNSGKGRATPTRAEQEAARKRPLVPDTKEAKARARADLQTQREKARVGMAAGDPKYLPARDQGPQRKFVRDFVDAGWHLGEVVMPAMVVVILATFIPVPEVQYYSFVALWIFILFVVGDMILTSIFVKRAVKEKFGADKVEKGLGWYAAMRTVQMRFLRLPKPQVKRGQRPV; this comes from the coding sequence GTGGCCAAGAACCCTGCAGCTTCCGCGTCGAGCGACGCCCCCTCCGACGGAACGCTGCTCAACGGCGAGCCCGTGAACAGCGGCAAGGGCCGTGCGACGCCGACTCGCGCCGAGCAGGAGGCCGCGCGCAAGCGCCCCCTCGTGCCCGACACCAAAGAGGCGAAGGCGCGCGCCCGCGCCGATCTTCAGACCCAGCGGGAGAAGGCCCGCGTCGGCATGGCAGCCGGCGATCCCAAGTACCTCCCCGCACGCGACCAGGGCCCGCAGCGCAAGTTCGTCCGCGACTTCGTGGACGCCGGCTGGCACCTCGGCGAGGTCGTCATGCCCGCCATGGTCGTCGTGATCCTGGCGACCTTCATCCCGGTCCCCGAAGTGCAGTACTACTCGTTCGTCGCGCTGTGGATCTTCATCCTCTTCGTCGTCGGCGACATGATCCTGACGTCGATCTTCGTCAAGCGCGCCGTCAAGGAGAAGTTCGGCGCCGACAAGGTCGAGAAGGGCCTCGGCTGGTACGCGGCCATGCGCACGGTGCAGATGCGATTCCTTCGCCTGCCGAAGCCGCAGGTCAAGCGCGGACAGCGTCCGGTCTGA
- a CDS encoding RluA family pseudouridine synthase — MPSRMLPVPDGLDGARVDQALAKMLGFSRTFAAEVAEAGGVFLDGRVAGKSDRVTGGSLLDITWTDRQEPTIVPIAVPDLGIAYDDDDIVVVDKPPGVAAHPSVGWEGPTVLGALAAGGYRIATTGAAERQGVVHRLDVGTSGLMVVAKTEHAYTVLKRGFKEREVEKIYHAVVQGHPDPLAGTIDAPIGRHPTHSWKFAVTPDGKDSVTHYETVEAFPRASLLEIHLETGRTHQIRVHMAAHRHPCVGDPLYGGDPTLAAKLGLTRQWLHARELSFAHPSSGEWVTFTSEYPADLAHALEVLRGD, encoded by the coding sequence ATGCCGTCACGGATGCTCCCCGTCCCGGACGGACTCGACGGCGCGCGTGTCGACCAGGCACTGGCGAAGATGCTCGGCTTCTCCCGCACCTTCGCCGCCGAAGTGGCCGAAGCCGGGGGCGTCTTCCTCGACGGGCGCGTGGCGGGCAAGTCCGACCGCGTGACCGGGGGATCGCTCCTCGACATCACCTGGACCGACCGCCAAGAGCCGACGATCGTCCCGATCGCGGTGCCTGACCTCGGCATCGCGTACGACGACGACGACATCGTCGTTGTCGACAAGCCGCCGGGCGTCGCCGCGCACCCCTCGGTGGGCTGGGAAGGACCGACGGTCCTCGGGGCCCTCGCCGCAGGGGGCTACAGGATCGCCACGACGGGTGCGGCCGAGCGTCAGGGAGTGGTCCACCGCCTCGACGTCGGCACGAGCGGGCTCATGGTCGTCGCCAAGACGGAGCACGCCTACACCGTGCTCAAGCGCGGCTTCAAGGAGCGGGAGGTCGAGAAGATCTACCACGCCGTCGTGCAGGGGCATCCCGATCCGCTCGCGGGCACGATCGACGCTCCGATCGGACGCCATCCCACGCATTCGTGGAAGTTCGCGGTGACTCCCGACGGCAAGGACTCCGTCACGCATTACGAGACCGTCGAGGCCTTCCCGCGCGCGTCGCTCCTCGAGATCCACCTCGAGACGGGCCGCACGCACCAGATCCGGGTCCACATGGCCGCGCACCGGCATCCCTGTGTCGGCGACCCGCTCTACGGCGGCGATCCGACCCTCGCGGCGAAGCTCGGCCTCACCCGCCAATGGCTGCATGCCCGCGAGCTGTCCTTCGCGCATCCGTCGTCCGGGGAGTGGGTCACCTTCACGTCCGAGTACCCTGCCGACCTCGCGCACGCCCTCGAGGTGCTGCGCGGCGACTGA
- a CDS encoding NUDIX hydrolase, translating into MAIPDFVTALREKIGAAPLPLVGVTAVVFRDEKVLLGRRADNGAWQSVSGIVDPGEEPADAAVRECLEEAGVVVRAERLALVQTVPRITYANGDQVDYLDLVFRCTWVSGEPHPADGELTEVGWFGLGEMGELDQTQVRRVALAIAEDDPAQFLGGR; encoded by the coding sequence ATGGCCATTCCCGACTTCGTCACCGCCCTCCGCGAGAAGATCGGCGCGGCGCCGCTGCCGCTCGTCGGAGTGACGGCGGTCGTGTTCCGCGACGAGAAGGTGCTCCTCGGCCGCCGCGCCGACAACGGCGCCTGGCAGTCGGTGTCGGGCATCGTCGACCCCGGCGAGGAGCCCGCCGACGCCGCCGTGCGCGAGTGCCTCGAAGAGGCGGGGGTCGTCGTCCGCGCCGAGCGCCTGGCGCTCGTGCAGACCGTCCCCCGGATCACGTACGCGAACGGCGACCAGGTCGACTATCTCGATCTGGTCTTCCGGTGCACCTGGGTGTCGGGTGAGCCCCACCCCGCCGACGGTGAGCTCACGGAGGTGGGCTGGTTCGGGCTCGGCGAGATGGGCGAGCTCGACCAGACCCAGGTCCGCAGGGTCGCACTGGCGATAGCCGAGGACGACCCCGCCCAGTTCCTCGGCGGCCGGTGA
- a CDS encoding quinone-dependent dihydroorotate dehydrogenase, with the protein MYPLLFRTVLSRMDPETAHHAAMAVIRVVGVRPFSWAARVLTRPEPQLATTALGLAFDSPFGVAAGFDKDVKGAAGLFALGFGHVELGTLTAIAQEGNPRPRLFRLIPDRAVVNRMGFNNHGAEAAAVRLAKLRRRSRRGVIGVNIGKSRVVDVDDATADYVRSATLLAPLADYLVVNVSSPNTPGLRGLQAVETLRPLLAAVHAAAGPTPLLVKIAPDLPDDEVTAVARLAVDLGLAGIIATNTTISRDGLVTDPAVVAAAGDGGLSGAPLKARALEVLRLVRAAVPAEFCVVSVGGVETADDVRERMDAGATLVQGYTAFLYRGPLWARQINRGLARKG; encoded by the coding sequence ATGTATCCCCTCCTCTTCCGGACCGTCCTCTCGCGCATGGACCCCGAGACCGCGCACCACGCGGCCATGGCCGTCATCAGGGTCGTCGGCGTCCGCCCGTTCTCCTGGGCCGCACGCGTCCTGACCCGGCCCGAGCCGCAGCTCGCCACCACGGCCCTGGGGCTCGCGTTCGACTCGCCCTTCGGCGTCGCCGCCGGTTTCGACAAGGACGTGAAGGGAGCCGCCGGACTGTTCGCGCTCGGCTTCGGCCACGTCGAGTTGGGCACTCTCACCGCGATCGCGCAGGAGGGCAACCCGCGCCCGCGGCTCTTCCGCCTCATTCCCGACCGGGCGGTCGTCAATCGCATGGGGTTCAACAACCACGGCGCCGAGGCAGCGGCCGTCCGCCTGGCGAAGCTGCGCCGTCGCAGTCGCCGCGGGGTGATCGGCGTGAACATCGGCAAGAGCCGCGTGGTGGACGTCGACGACGCCACGGCGGACTACGTGCGCAGCGCGACGCTGCTCGCACCCCTCGCGGACTATCTCGTGGTCAACGTCTCCTCGCCCAACACCCCGGGCCTGCGCGGTCTGCAGGCGGTCGAGACGCTGCGCCCGCTTCTGGCCGCCGTGCACGCAGCCGCAGGACCCACTCCGCTGCTGGTCAAGATCGCCCCCGACCTGCCCGATGACGAGGTCACGGCGGTCGCGCGCCTCGCCGTCGACCTGGGCCTCGCGGGCATCATCGCGACGAACACCACGATCTCCAGAGACGGACTCGTCACCGATCCCGCGGTGGTCGCCGCGGCGGGCGACGGGGGTCTGTCGGGCGCTCCGCTCAAGGCGCGCGCCCTCGAGGTGCTCCGTCTCGTCCGCGCCGCTGTCCCGGCGGAGTTCTGCGTGGTGTCGGTCGGCGGCGTCGAGACCGCAGACGACGTGCGCGAGCGCATGGATGCCGGAGCCACCCTGGTGCAGGGTTACACGGCGTTCCTCTACCGCGGTCCGCTCTGGGCGCGTCAGATCAACCGCGGACTGGCGCGCAAGGGCTGA